A stretch of Lepidochelys kempii isolate rLepKem1 chromosome 14, rLepKem1.hap2, whole genome shotgun sequence DNA encodes these proteins:
- the LOC140897738 gene encoding olfactory receptor 10A7-like encodes MADRNQRNQTAVTEFILLGFGDLPELKILLFLMFLVIYMATMVGNMLITALVVTDQHLHSSMYFFLGNLSCLETCYTSTILPRMLASLLTGDKTISFSGCITQLYFFCALAATECCLLAAMSYDRYLAICKPLHYSTLMNTRFCLQLAAGSWLNGCLVTDIFVLFMSQLIFCGPNDIDHFYCDLIPLIKLSCGDSHLIILLNFILSCIFTLPAFLLTLMSYVCIIATILRIPSTTGRQKAFTTCSSHLIVVTIFYGTLMIVYMLPKHETLSVLNKVLSLCYTVLTPLVNPLVYSLRNREVKEALSKAVSKYVAFTKTGRES; translated from the coding sequence ATGGCAGACAGAAACCAGAGAAACCAAACGGCTGTCACAGAATTTATCCTCCTGGGATTCGGGGATCTCCCTGAACTGaaaattcttctcttcctcatgtTCTTAGTGATCTACATGGCAACTATGGTCGGGAACATGCTCATCACTGCACTAGTTGTGACTGATCAGCACCTTCACAGctccatgtacttcttcctggggaacttgtcctgcCTGGAGACCTGCTACACCTCGACCATCCTGCCCCGgatgctggccagtctcctgactggGGACAAAACCATCTCATTCAGTGGCTGCATCACACAACTGTATTTCTTTTGTGCTCTGGCGGCTACGGAATGCTGTCTCCTAGCAGCGATGTCTTATGATCGGTATTTAGCAATATGTAAACCCCTGCACTATTCAACTCTTATGAATACCAGGTTTTGCCTCCAGTTGGCTGCTGGGTCATGGTTAAATGGTTGTTTGGTTACTGACATCTTTGTATTATTCATGTCACAGTTAATATTCTGTGGCCCGAATGACATTGACCATTTCTATTGTGATCTCATCCCATTGATAAAACTCTCCTGCGGGGACTCACACCTGATCATATTGTTGAATTTCATACTATCCTGTATATTCACTCTACCTGCGTTTCTACTAACCCTGATGTCCTATGTGTGTATCATTGCCaccatcctgagaatcccttccacCACCGGGAGGCAGAAGGCGTTTAccacctgctcctctcacctcattgTGGTGACAATTTTCTATGGAACCCTCATGATTGTCTACATGCTACCGAAACATGAGACACTAAGCGTCCTAAACAAGGTGCTCTCTCTTTGCTACACAGTCCTGACTCCCCTGGTTAACCCACTCgtctacagcctgagaaacagaGAGGTCAAGGAAGCCTTGAGCAAAGCAGTCAGTAAATATGTGGCTTTCACAAAAACAGGCAGAGAATCCTAG